One genomic segment of Myripristis murdjan chromosome 20, fMyrMur1.1, whole genome shotgun sequence includes these proteins:
- the tmx3b gene encoding protein disulfide-isomerase TMX3 isoform X2, producing MAEVKASLICGVVVAFLSSAVLAVVEDLDDTFKQARLDDVWLVDFYAPWCGYCKKLEPIWQDVGAELKSSGSPVRVGKMDATAYSGIASEFGVRGYPTIKLLKGDLAYNYKGPRTKDDIIEFANRVAGPAVRALPSKQMFEHMMKRHDVLFVYVGGESPLKEKYIDVASELIVYTYFFSASEDVLPETVTLPELPSVVVFKDGAYFTYDGEYWSVCFLQLK from the exons ATGGCAGAAGTGAAAGCTTCCCTCATTTGTGGAG TTGTCGTGGCTTTCCTGAGTTCAGCGGTGCTTGCAGTTGTGGAGGATCTAGATGACAC ATTTAAACAGGCCAGACTGGACGATGTCTGGCTTGTTGAT TTCTATGCTCCATGGTGCGGGTACTGTAAAAAACTGGAGCCAATATGGCAGGACGTGGGAGCAGAGTTGAAGAGCTCTGGCTCTCCGGTCCGAGTGGGGAAGATGGATGCCACTGCTTACTCTG GAATTGCATCAGAGTTTGGTGTTCGTGGCTATCCTACAATAAAACT GTTAAAGGGCGATCTTGCCTATAATTACAAGGGACCAAGGACAAAAGATGATATCATAGAGTTTGCCAACAGGGTGGCAGG ACCGGCAGTCCGGGCGCTTCCCAGTAAGCAGATGTTTGAGCACATGATGAAACGACATGATGTGCTTTTTGTTTATGTCGGCGGAGAGTCTCCCCTCAAA GAGAAATACATCGACGTGGCTTCTGAGCTCATCGTCTATACTTATTTCTTCTCGGCTTCAGAGGACGTCTTGCCAGAG ACAGTGACTCTGCCAGAACTTCCTTCAGTTGTAGTGTTTAAAGATGGGGCCTATTTTACCTACGATGGTGAgtactggagtgtgtg ttttcttcaattaaaATGA